TACTATAGTAATTAAAGTAATAAACACAGTTTAGTAATTAGTATAgttttccagattttttaattatttaaaaaaaaaaaagtttttctaactccattttttcaaaataattttgaggtcattCTCGTGTCACCTTTCacttatttcttgaaatttgtaggacatttcttcccttttcccatgttttttcaataaaatcaaaccagtttgttcTGGTTACAAATACAAACGAGTCTGGATGAGTGACGCCAACTAAAGACTTTGAACCAGAGATGGAGCGTGCTGACGGAGAGGGTTTTTAACGTTAAAATAGTCATCATTATAGCGTGGTTCACGTGTTtacagtttgctttttttttttactcacttcTAGCTCGTCCCGGTAGCTGTGTGGGCCGAGCACCGCTGAGGTCCACACTCAGGACATCAGGAGGGTCCATGGGATTACCGAGGTACAAACTGGAGGAAAGAGGGACACGCTTAATAACTGTAAATATCAAACACTGAATCAAAAAACTTTGGTGTTGGCAAATAAATTTAGTTAGATGTTTGTATTGCTGTGCTACTGCCATCTGTTGGTGAGAGTTTTTTATTACAACTCAGGTGACATTAATAAACAGAAGCTGCTCCTCACTCGTCGATCCTGTCAGGGAAGCCCCAGCAGCGATGAGGGTTGCTGTCTCCGTGTCCTGTGTGGATGAAGCTGTTTTTGAGCGGCCGACTGATGTCATGAGCCGACAAACCCGCTACTGATGTCACCACGTTTCTGGGGAACGGGCCGACCTTCAAGGTGCGCTTGTTTTGACCTCGCCACCAGTAGTTCTCTGCCCTGAAAGAGACGTAAAAATACGGAGGATGAAACATGGAGAGTCATCTGAGGGGCATTACCACAACATGCAATTcagtatttaacattttaatatttaagggttaagtttaaccctttgaaacttgaagcaaattgtttttacttataaaaaaagctacataaaactaaaacatgcccaaaaaatagggggaaaaaagttttaaaaagttacaagaaaattaagcAAGATAGAAGTT
This genomic interval from Plectropomus leopardus isolate mb unplaced genomic scaffold, YSFRI_Pleo_2.0 unplaced_scaffold12699, whole genome shotgun sequence contains the following:
- the LOC121963827 gene encoding activated CDC42 kinase 1-like, whose translation is AENYWWRGQNKRTLKVGPFPRNVVTSVAGLSAHDISRPLKNSFIHTGHGDSNPHRCWGFPDRIDDLYLGNPMDPPDVLSVDLSGARPTQLPGRARSE